Proteins encoded within one genomic window of Aspergillus nidulans FGSC A4 chromosome VII:
- a CDS encoding uncharacterized protein (transcript_id=CADANIAT00008718) — MAYTDDSVKAKLSALNETQEGIVTVAQWVMFHRRHAERTAQLWLQKLRDSPAAKRLNLIYLANEVAQQSRARRKEDFLIAFSPIIAEAVAIAYKGASNDIQQKLRRVVEVWRQRNIFEPPIQDAVEARVDEIDKSRSTGKKPLLGGSLFSGPSGSTPSELQPIVPLQVALSKAAVASGTSGTTANVEYEKLNDPNTPLPTPPVHAARLSSLLKTLANAESSVSEVIKSRRALIDGLEKILETNRTALSQEEALAVQLQERRAETEAKKREVEDAIMRGLSAENTPAADSGSATGSGEAVPRPAIEGLTPPPVEAITPIGSPSQQPQDTTSSAENGAQTLGGFSLGVDQPPVAPIPGLSGMGQPSYGELQQESMNGFQAKKRKVTHSEEDYAKFAGGDLDADVAELLNQEGHSQS, encoded by the exons ATGGCTTATACTGATGATTCAGTGAAGGCGAAGCTCTCTGCTCTCAATGAGACTCAGGAGGGCATCGTGACTGTCGCGCAATGGGTCATGTTTCACAG GCGCCATGCTGAGCGCACTGCACAATTATGGCTTCAGAAACTCCGCGATTCCCCAGCCGCAAAGCGCCTTAACCTGATATACCTCGCAAACG AGGTTGCGCAGCAGTCGAGAGCACGGCGCAAAGAGGACTTCCTTATTGCCTTTTCACCT ATCATTGCCGAAGCGGTGGCAATTGCGTACAAAGGTGCATCCAACGATATTCAGCAGAAGCTCAGACGTGTGGTAGAAGTCTGGAGGCAACGAAATATCTTCGAGCCTCCAATTCAGGATGCCGTCGAGGCTCGAGTGGATG AAATCGATAAATCGCGTTCCACGGGCAAGAAACCGTTGCTTGGCGGTTCGTTATTTTCGGGACCATCGGGTTCAACGCCGTCAGAGTTGCAACCAATAGTTCCGCTCCAGGTAGCCCTATCCAAGGCGGCGGTTGCGTCTGGCACATCTGGTACGACTGCCAATGTGGAGTACGAGAAGTTGAACGACCCAAATACCCCGTTGCCTACACCTCCCGTGCATGCAGCTCGTCTAAGTTCACTCCTAAAAACGCTGGCGAATGCGGAAAGCTCTGTGTCAGAGGTCATCAAGTCACGCCGTGCGCTTATTGATGGGTTGGAGAAAATTCTTGAGACCAATCGTACCGCTTTATCGCAGGAGGAGGCTCTGGCTGTGCAATTGCAGGAAAGGAGGGCAGAGACTGAAGCGAAGAAACGAGAAGTAGAGGATGCGATTATGCGAGGGCTTTCTGCAGAGAATACCCCAGCAGCGGATTCCGGGAGTGCTACGGGGAGCGGCGAAGCCGTTCCTCGTCCAGCGATCGAAGGACTTACGCCTCCTCCAGTTGAAGCGATTACGCCAATCGGATCTCCGAGCCAACAACCACAAGACACAACCTCGAGCGCAGAGAACGGAGCTCAAACCCTTGGGGGATTCTCTTTGGGGGTTGACCAACCACCTGTAGCTCCCATCCCCGGGCTCAGCGGGATGGGTCAGCCTTCTTATGGTGAACTCCAGCAGGAAAGCATGAACGGATTTCAAGCtaagaagagaaaagtgaCTCACAGTGAAGAGGACTATGCCAAGTTCGCAGGTGGTGATCTGGATGCGGATGTAGCGGAGCTACTGAACCAGGAGGGCCACTCTCAGAGTTGA
- a CDS encoding clathrin light chain CLC1 (transcript_id=CADANIAT00008719): MADRFPSLDDFSAGQTQAIETSGTDENDFLARERALLGDDADQFATAQDVTSTDVNNDELLGGPEEAQAGAGPEISGFESSFPAIDTQNEQVAPGGTITGTGAPFPPTGYSSYQAPEEEAEPVREWRERRDADIARRAELSNEKKEATIKKAQEDIDDFYVSYNNKADKLRAQTAAEAEQFLANREDTSSGGTSWERIAKLVDVSGKGTRGGASGSGKERFRELLLSLKKDERAPGASGV; encoded by the exons ATGGCTGACCGCTTCCCGTCGTTGGATGACTTCTCTGCGG GACAGACCCAAGCTATCGAAACCAGCGGCACAGATGAGAATGACTTTTTAGCCCGTGAGCGAGCTCtcctcggcgatgatgccgaCCAATTTGCGACTGCCCAAGACGTCACTTCCACAGATGTGAACAATGACGAACTACTGGGAGGCCCGGAAGAGGCACAGGCCGGCGCTGGGCCTGAGATTTCGGGCTTTGAATCCTCGTTCCCGGCCATTGACACACAGAATGAG CAAGTTGCTCCCGGCGGCACCATTACCGGAACTGGTGCGCCCTTTCCGCCAACCGGTTACTCAAGCTACCAGGCtcctgaggaggaggccgaaCCCGTCAG GGAATGGCGCGAGAGGCGGGATGCAGACATCGCACGTCGGGCGGAGCTCTcgaacgagaagaaggaagctaCTATAAAAAAGGCTCAGGAAGATATCGACGACTTTTACGTATCTTATAACAACAAGGCGGATAAACTTCGGGCCCAGACTGCGGCCGAAGCTGAGCAATTCCTCGCCAATCGCGAAGATACATCGTCCGGGGGAACAAGCTGGGAGCGCATCGCGAAACTCGTGGATGTATCTGGAAAGGGCACCAGAGGCGGTGCAAGCGGATCAGGCAAAGAGCGCTTTCGCGAGTTGCTGCTGAGTctcaagaaggacgagagaGCGCCTGGCGCTAGCGGGGTTTGA
- a CDS encoding Hsp90 co-chaperone cdc37 (transcript_id=CADANIAT00008720): protein MVLDYSKWDALELSDDSDIEVHPNVDKRSFIRAKQAQIHQQREQRRLNIKTLKYERIINDGLLSRIEKLLTSFKEKEGSSSNPEEVIFSTLMELASNPEDDQPPSPPEGVHTQEREQPKYSQMMSSLVDQVKAEVEESKHDNVFEAYVKGVQGHKDKVQELQKELLTKLAELEKEEGSKITSESIHTGFDTSHVSKAKAKDKVPASERATSVELLNPKAATEPSNQESNDNEAVDDPDSIQASALAKKFAKIDRNDYRALHQFISDHPEIVAEKETDGLLVEAFNSQMEGKETYARQCVHQGLLLQYCRSLGPDGISLFFKRITTREHQAGTLFRNDVNETYNKIKTRAAELAKDSSASNDPAGVEQIQLHAVDPNTKITINIPRSESNEPVEIEARKIFESFSKELQTALESESLDEVNKVLGKMSVEEAEDVVEKLGESGMLSLEEGIVDATTEEGRKKLEEIEAEGKKGRQLEKVGEPGGTVTELD, encoded by the exons ATGGTGCTCGACTATAGCAAGTGGGACGCTCTCGAGCTTTCAGACGACTCGGATATCGAGGTACACCCAAATGTCGACAAGCGATCTTTCATTCGAGCCAAACAGGCGCAGATCCATCAGCAACGAGAACAACGACGTCTCAACATTAAGACCCTGAAGTATGAACGCATCATTAACGATGGCTTACTTTCGCGCATTGAGAAACTTCTTACATCTttcaaggagaaagagggttcctcatccaatcccGAGGAAGTTATCTTCTCAACACTTATGGAATTAGCGAGTAATCCGGAAGACGATCAGCCCCCCTCACCTCCGGAGGGCGTCCATACCCAAGAAAGGGAGCAACCGAAGTACTCCCAGATGATGAGCTCCCTGGTGGACCAGGTCAAAGCCGAGGTTGAAGAATCGAAACACGACAACGTATTTGAAGCATATGTCAAGGGTGTGCAAGGACATAAGGACAAGGTGCAGGAATTGCAAAAGGAACTTCTCACAAagctcgctgagcttgagaaagaggagggCAGCAAAATCACAAGTGAATCTATTCATACAGGCTTTGATACCTCCCACGTATCTAAGGCTAAGGCTAAGGATAAGGTGCCAGCGTCAGAGAGAGCTACTTCAGTCGAGCTTCTGAATCCGAAGGCGGCAACAGAACCTTCAAATCAGGAGTCCAATGACAATGAGGCTGTCGACGACCCGGATAGTATACAAGCAAGTGCGCTAGCGAAGAAATTTGCGAAGATTGACCGCAATGACTACAGAGCTCTGCATCAATTCATATCAGACCATCCGGAAATCgttgcggagaaggaaacAGACGGGTTACTGGTTGAAGCGTTCAATAGCCAGATGGAGGGCAAAGAAACCTATGCTCGTCAGTGTGTACACCAAGGACTTTTATTGCAATACTGCCGCTCTCTCGGTCCTGATGGGATTTCGCTTTTCTTCAAGCG TATCACGACAAGGGAGCACCAGGCAGGTACCCTTTTCCGAAACGATGTCAACGAAACCTATAATAAGATCAAGACTCGTGCCGCTGAACTAGCCAAGGATAGCTCTGCGTCCAACGATCCTGCCGGGGTGGAGCAGATACAACTTCACGCTGTCGATCCGAACACGAAGATTACCATTAACATCCCTCGGAGCGAGAGCAACGAACCCGTCGAAATCGAAGCGCGAAAGATTTTTGAGTCTTTCTCTAAAGAACTGCAAACAGCGCTGGAGTCTGAATCATTAGATGAGGTTAACAAAGTTCTCGGGAAGATgagtgttgaagaggccgaaGATGTCGTGGAGAAGCTCGGAGAGAGCGGCATGCTTAGTCTGGAGGAAGGTATCGTCGATGCCACGACGGAAGAgggcaggaagaagctcgaggagatcgaagctGAGGGTAAAAAGGGGAGGCAATTGGAGAAAGTTGGTGAACCTGGAGGGACTGTAACTGAGCTGGATTGA
- the mdr2 gene encoding ATP-binding cassette permease mdr2 (transcript_id=CADANIAT00008721) produces the protein MRGLRLQASWATGAHPRPLAASNRIIVTGLCFDSSPAMHRGNHGFSIRSFSGFGTSVYSSRIPHIERNRTPTSILYSTNSRCSIPSSKVFQRIRQFSSTQWCLEAKPPAQPTKTLRAENNNKQDEDIDEGFELSEKAAQAAQINLRAKLNKDGASGKKSGFSEVWRLLLIARPEAKKLSLAFVCLMISSAITMSLPFSIGKIIDASTKTSEDGQFLFGLSPTMFYGALASILAFGAAANYGRIIILRIVGERIVARTRSKLFRQTFVQDAEFFDANRVGDLISRLSSDTIIVGKSITQNLSDGLRAGVSGAVGFGMMAYVSLKLSSILALLLPPIGLGAIFYGRAIRNLSRKIQRNLGTLTKIAEERLGNVKTSQSFAGEILEVNRYNTQVRKIFELGKKESLISATFFSSTGLMGNLTILALLYVGGGMVKSGAISIGELTSFLMYTAYAGSSMFGLSSFYSELMKGVGAASRLFELQDRQPTISPTKGTKVVSARGPIRFENVTFSYPTRPAVPIFKNLNFEIPQGTNVAIVGPSGGGKSTIASLLLRFYSPSEGRVLINGRDIKEMNAKSLRRKIGVVAQEPVLFSGTIAENISYGSPHSTRSEIVAAARKANCQFISDFPDGLDTQVGPRGAQLSGGQKQRIAIARALIKDPDILILDEATSALDAESETLVNSALAALLRGNNTTISIAHRLSTIKRSDSIVVLGNDGTVAEQGTYEELSARPDGAFTKLMEWQLSGGDSKPPVSPSLDPETEEKPWVEQPEEYGDAEANDKAEQQR, from the exons ATGCGCGGGTTGAGGTTACAAGCTTCTTGGGCTACAGGAGCTCACCCAAGGCCATTAGCTGCGTCCAACCGAATCATTGTGACGGGCTTATGCTTTGactccagtccagccatGCACCGTGGTAATCACGGCTTTTCTATCCGGTCGTTCTCGGGGTTCGGGACCTCAGTCTACAGTAGCAGAATACCTCACATTGAGCGGAATCGTACGCCCACGTCTATATTATACTCGACAAATTCTCGGTGCTCAATCCCTTCATCAAAGGTCTTCCAACGAATCCGGCAGTTCTCCTCTACGCAATGGTGTCTAGAAGCCAAACCACCCGCTCAGCCGACAAAGACTCTGCGCGCAGAGAACAATAACAagcaagacgaagatatcGACGAAGGATTTGAGTTGTCAGAAAAGGCAGCGCAAGCAGCACAAATAAATCTCCGTGCAAAGCTAAACAAGGACGGCGCCAGTGGGAAGAAGTCAGGCTTCTCGGAAGTATGGAGGCTTCTGCTCATCGCCCGGCCTGAAGCAAAGAAACTTAGCTTGGCCTTTGTTTgcttgatgatatcttcgGCAATAACAATgtctcttcccttttctATTGGCAAAATTATCGACGCGTCTACGAAGACATCCGAAGATGGTCAGTTTTTGTTCGGACTCAGCCCTACCATGTTCTACGGTGCTTTGGCCAGCATTCTCGCGTTTGGTGCCGCTGCAAACTACGGTCGTATCATAATTCTACGAATAGTGGGAGAACGTATTGTCGCCAGGACCCGCTCCAAGCTTTTTCGCCAGACTTTCGTACAGGATGCCGAGTTCTTTGACGCGAATCGCGTTGGTGATTTGATCTCTCGGCTTAGCTCTGACACCATAATTGTTGGAAAGAGTATAACTCAGAACCTCTCAGATGGACTGCGGGCCGGCGTTAGTGGCGCTGTGGGCTTTGGTATGATGGCTTATGTTAGTCTCAAGCTATCTAGTATCCTGGCAttgctgcttcctccaatCGGCCTGGGAGCGATCTTTTATGGAAGGGCAATCAGGAATCTCAGTCGCAAGATCCAGAGGAACCTAGGGACCCTGACCAAGATTGCGGAAGAGCGGTTGGGAAATGTAAAAACCAGTCAATCATTTGCCGGCGAAATCCTCGAGGTCAACCGATACAATACCCAAGTGCGGAAAATCTTTGAACTcggaaagaaggaatcgctgatAAGTGCAACATTCTTCAGCTCT ACCGGACTTATGGGAAACTTGACAATTCTGGCACTGCTGTATGTGGGAGGTGGCATGGTCAAGTCTGGCGCTATCAGCATTGGAGAATTAACCTCTTTCCTGATGTACACGGCTTATGCGGGCTCTAGCATGTTCGGATTGTCTAGCTTCTACTCTGAATTGATGAAGGGTGTTGGGGCAGCCAGTCGACTTTTTGAGCTACAAGACCGCCAGCCGACGATATCTCCTACCAAGGGCACGAAGGTCGTGAGTGCTCGTGGCCCTATCCGGTTCGAGAACGTTACATTCAGTTATCCGACCAGACCCGCCGTCCCTATCTTCAAAAACCTTAATTTTGAGATTCCGCAAGGCACAAATGTTGCGATTGTTGGCCCCTCCGGTGGAGGAAAATCCACAATTGCTTCGTTACTACTGCGCTTCTATAGTCCTAGCGAGGGACGTGTTCTGATCAATGGCAGAGACATCAAGGAGATGAACGCAAAATCACTGCGTAGGAAAATTGGTGTTGTTGCCCAGGAGCCTGTTCTCTTCTCTGGGACAATTGCTGAAAATATCTCTTACGGAAGCCCGCATTCGACCCGTTCTGAGATCGTGGCAGCGGCGAGGAAAGCGAACTGTCAATTCATCAGCGACTTT CCGGATGGCCTCGATACTCAAGTGGGACCACGCGGGGCGCAGCTTTCTGGGGGGCAAAAGCAGCGAATTGCTATTGCTCGTGCCCTTATTAAGGACCCCGATATTCTGATTCTTGACGAAGCAACTTCCGCCCTCGACGCAGAATCAGAGACATTAGTCAATAGTGCTCTTGCTGCACTTCTTCGCGGAAACAACACCACTATCAGCATTGCCCACAGACTCTCTACTATAAAGCGGTCCGACTCGATTGTTGTCCTCGGTAATGACGGAACGGTCGCCGAACAAGGAACTTACGAAGAACTAAGCGCACGCCCTGATGGTGCCTTCACAAAACTCATGGAATGGCAGCTAAGTGGTGGTGACTCCAAGCCACCAGTCAGCCCTTCTCTAGATCCTGAGACGGAAGAAAAGCCTTGGGTAGAACAGCCCGAGGAATATGGTGACGCTGAAGCCAACGACAAAGCTGAGCAACAACGATAA
- a CDS encoding nucleoside transmembrane transporter FUN26 (transcript_id=CADANIAT00008722) yields MDRFRRWIAPTADYEPIQEPTVYGDDLDTQPRQTQSGPPFSRPVYWVFFILGVSMLWAWNMFLAAAPFFHQRFQQDEWAISHYQSSILSVSTVTNLGSVFVLAKLQESASYPRRIIVSLMINIGIFTLLAFSTLVLKNAPVLVYFWFVMVMVFGASMATGINQNGVFAYVSGFGREEYTQAIMSGQGVAGVLPCLAQMMSGLAVSERGKQQAPEASWKSAFGCFITATVVSCLTLVSFVWLTKRQSLHIIDDESGSTNTDDQTPMKTVSLRTLFSKLRLSAISIYLCFVITMIFPVYTSKIESVNDGSSSSRLFHPAAFIPLAFFFWNAGDLLGRTLVIKPRYSLAHRPWALFILAIARSGFIPLYLLCNVSGRGAIVSSDFFYLFIVQGLFGITNGYLSSCCMMGAGYFVSAEEREPAGGFMSLMLVAGLATGSLLSFLASGT; encoded by the exons ATGGACCGCTTCCGAAGATGGATCGCTCCTACCGCAGATTATGAGCCTATCCAAGAGCCTACAGTCTACGGCGATGATCTAGATACACAGCCCAGACAAACCCAGTCCGGTCCACCTTTCTCAAGGCCTGTATATTGGGTGTTCTTTATATTGGGAGTATCAATGTTATGGGCATG GAATATGTTTCTCGCTGCCGCACCGTTCTTTCATCAGCGATTCCAACAGGATGAATGGGCGATATCTCACTACCAATCATCCATATTGTCTGTATCGACCGTCACCAACCTGGGTTCCGTCTTCGTGCTCGCAAAGCTACAGGAATCAGCGTCATATCCGAGACGGATTATCGTATCGTTAATGATCAACATTGGTATATTTACATTGCTTGCTTTCTCGACGCTTGTGCTCAAGAACGCCCCGGTGTTGGTGTACTTCTGGTTCGTCATGGTCATGGTGTTTGGGGCTAGCATGGCCACGGGAATCAACCAGAACGGAGTCTTCGCGTACGTCTCGGGTTTCGGGAGAGAGGAATATACCCAAGCAATTATGAGCGGCCAAGGGGTGGCGGGTGTATTACCTTGTCTAGCTCAGATGATGTCCGGCCTTGCAGTTTCAGAACGTGGAAAGCAGCAGGCACCGGAGGCGTCCTGGAAATCAGCCTTCGGATGCTTTATAACCGCAACAGTCGTCTCATGTCTGACACTGGTCTCATTTGTCTGGCTCACAAAGCGACAATCCCTGCACATCATAGACGACGAATCTGGATCGACAAACACCGACGACCAAACACCAATGAAAACAGTGAGCCTAAGGACTCTCTTCTCGAAGCTGCGCCTCTCCGCCATCTCAATTTATCTCTGCTTCGTAATAACAATGATTTTTCCCGTTTATACTTCCAAAATCGAGTCCGTCAACGACggctcatcctcttcgcgcCTCTTTCACCCGGCCGCCTTCATCCCTCTAgcattcttcttctggaaCGCAGGCGACCTACTCGGCAGAACGCTAGTAATCAAGCCCCGCTACTCACTAGCTCATCGTCCCTGGGCTCTCTTTATACTCGCCATCGCTCGATCTGGCTTCATTCCACTCTACCTGCTCTGCAATGTCAGCGGTCGGGGAGCCATAGTCTCAAGCGATTTCTTCTACCTCTTCATTGTTCAAGGTCTGTTTGGCATAACGAATGGGTATTTGTCGAGTTGCTGCATGATGGGAGCCGGTTACTTCGTCTCGGCAGAAGAACGTGAACCTGCTGGCGGGTTTATGAGTCTCATGCTTGTTGCCGGTCTGGCAACAGGCAGCTTGTTGAGTTTCCTTGCTTCTGGAACGTAG
- a CDS encoding uncharacterized protein (transcript_id=CADANIAT00008723): MESVRPLYIKDTPPPRNTGASSTRAPGKRKVYGKRRTDAPRAVFEQRSPAKTLDVADSDAVQNAVNLLQAKLADFKIDETKITKKVQEVSKQKDIHKAAGAGLCKSTANETPISNPESLGDTVPAQQPVLKATPRRKKKYQTMVEVRVTPRVIPKDPQIPPTLDSCKRSTRKIKPLQRPSFEYISDEKATSYVRSILDQTLSPAAAQGIQKFDSWAARAGEMLEVVKLAEGSYGEVYKLRLREDICQKEMSSSRLARLRACGNGVFKVVPLRAQSGPGSKKFTSIEEIVAEVKMLKYLDPIPGFARFREVHVVQGRFPEAFQKAWDHYRKTKDDCLNPNPSSKRAYPDSQIWAIIEMDDAGCELEKFSWSSIFQVYDIFWGVAMSLARAEEYALFEHRDLHLGNICIRSTRPDGLMHPPSDSEIICQAYSSGFGLSTLQTTLIDYSLSRAELVVDETSETLEVTSSDLDKKQIFDAIGQDEDDALLRDTYRHMRAQLYKGNPIDTEKTPDIPGIWAEYAPRTNLIWLRFLLKMLLKNRKHETSEPPSQNQRQPLAPCSPNKKIKKGAKSDKKKQDAINGLQLASDAHSQIVQLKRILEERLLAVLELLDLEHGHEDMCCSADLVAFAIDAQWLDERDFFFAE, translated from the exons ATGGAATCAGTCCGCCCTCTATATATTAAGGACACTCCTCCACCGCGCAATACCGGAGCATCAAGCACACGCGCGCCCGGCAAGCGAAAGGTGTATGGCAAGCGACGAACTGACGCTCCAAGAGCTGTCTTTGAACAACGAAGCCCCGCAAAGACCCTGGATGTAGCGGACAGCGATGCTGTGCAAAATGCCGTTAATCTACTCCAGGCCAAGTTGGCCGATTTTAAGATTGACGAAACAAAAATAACGAAAAAGGTTCAGGAAGTGTCTAAGCAGAAGGATATCCATAAAGCGGCAGGAGCAGGTCTTTGCAAGAGTACCGCAAATGAGACGCCTATATCAAACCCTGAGTCGCTGGGGGACACTGTCCCAGCTCAGCAACCCGTCCTGAAAGCTACCCCAAGACGCAAAAAGAAGTATCAGACCATGGTGGAAGTGAGAGTCACCCCGAGGGTAATCCCTAAAGACCCGCAAATTCCTCCTACCCTGGACAGCTGCAAAAGGAGCACAAGAAAGATCAAACCGTTGCAAAGGCCCTCATTTGAGTATATTTCAGATGAAAAAGCAACTTCATATGTCCGTTCTATACTGGACCAGACCTTgtccccagcagcagcgcaggGTATTCAAAAATTTGATTCCTGGGCAGCGCGTGCgggggagatgctggaggtCGTAAAACTGGCAGAAGGCTCATACGGAGAGGTCTACAAGCTCAGGCTACGAGAAGACATATGCCAGAAGGAGATGTCCAGCTCCAGGTTGGCGCGCCTAAGAGCGTGCGGCAATGGCGTTTTCAAGGTTGTTCCTTTACGAGCCCAGAGCGGGCCTGGCTCGAAAAAGTTTACCAGCATCGAGGAGATCGTGGCAGAAGTCAAAATGTTAAAGTACCTGGACCCTATACCCGGGTTTGCACGCTTCAGGGAAGTCCACGTTGTCCAAGGCCGGTTTCCCGAAGCTTTCCAAAAAGCCTGGGACCACTACAGGAAAACAAAAGATGATTGCCTCAACCCTAACCCTTCAAGTAAACGAGCCTATCCTGATTCGCAAATTTGGGCTATTATtgagatggatgatgctGGTTGTGAGCTTGAAAAGTTTTCTTGGTCATCGATCTTCCAAGTCTATGATATATTTTGGGGAGTTGCTATGTCCTTGGCTCGCGCTGAAGAATACGCTTTGTTTGAG CATCGCGATCTCCACCTTGGCAATATTTGTATTCGAAGTACACGACCGGACGGTCTCATGCACCCGCCGTCTGACTCGGAGATCATATGCCAAGCGTACTCAAGTGGTTTTGGGCTGAGCACACTACAGACAACACTTATTGACTATTCGCTTTCAAGGGCGGAGCTGGTAGTCGATGAGACGTCAGAGACGCTGGAGGTGACATCTTCGGatctggacaagaagcagaTTTTTGATGCTATCGgccaagacgaagatgatgcgcTCTTGAGAGACACTTATCGACA CATGCGTGCCCAATTATACAAGGGCAACCCAATTGACACTGAAAAAACACCCGATATTCCTGGAATATGGGCGGAATATGCACCACGAACAAACCTTATCTGGCTCCGATTCCTTCTTAAGATGCTGCTGAAAAACCGGAAGCATGAAACCTCAGAGCCCCCATCTCAAAACCAACGGCAGCCCCTTGCGCCATGTTCACCaaacaagaagatcaagaagggaGCCAAGTctgacaagaagaagcaggacGCTATTAATGGATTGCAGCTTGCCTCAGATGCCCACTCGCAAATAGTACAGCTGAAGCGTATTCTTGAGGAAAGACTCCTTGCTGTTCTGGAACTCTTGGATCTGGAACACGGGCACGAGGATATGTGCTGTTCTGCTGACTTGGTTGCCTTTGCTATTGATGCTCAGTGGCTTGATGAGAGGGATTTCTTCTTTGCGGAATAG
- a CDS encoding protein mdm34 (transcript_id=CADANIAT00008724), with protein MAFNFNWSPLTADANFYTRAQDLLTAALNKSPKPPIIVDDIIVTELNLGSIPPELEILEVGDLAEDRFRGIFKMSYSGDAFLTLKTRVQANPLNTYLLTRPSFASPLPLAAATPLTIPLQITLSDFKLSGFVVLVFSKQKGITVVFRNDPLESLKVSSTFDSIPFVRDFLQKEIEAQLRILFMDELPAIIHRLSLRLWVPEYRDGEQLETQDTASRTEGPGQDPLASPPQDPVDALGNALNESDIASLSLESSVETHSLFSQKNLLRLAALTDSQRTLSLFTPSIREVVYRAWTSPTDSGEATAGVISPASPALSRTHSQVGNISSFPDTASMVSSQTRSTTSTHSFSSYGLNTGSSRSKVHSRKRKKRVVDLRRPKTTDDAASVSDESAFTESTSAPSVYSAPLPIVREQPDDPVTPPLSPETGLHLPPVPERHRLSTSRPGIRRGADAFVQSGESSSSARRRSDVDVDATPRGTMRSHVAMTRCSEKPEPEAPQQLPSTILPFADEKASSNLVDQALVERLAGEIARRMRDEKMPGSSTCTPFWDRLNHDEAPPPAYGH; from the exons ATGGCCTTCAACTTCAACTGGTCGCCGCTGACCGCGGACGCGAATTTTTACACTCGCGCCCAGGACCTTCTCACGGCGGCTCTCAATAAGTCGCCAAAGCCTCCAATCATCGTTGACGATATCATCGTTACAGAACTCAATCTCGGTTCTATTCCACCAGAGTTGGAGATATTGGAGGTGGGGGATTTAGCGGAAGACCGGTTTCGCGGCATCTTCAAAATGTCTTATTCCGGAGACGCCTTCCTGACCCTCAAGACTCGAGTCCAAGCGAATCCTCTCAACACCTATCTTCTGACAAGACCGTCGTTTGCGTCGCCGTTGCCGTTAGCCGCAGC GACGCCTCTCACCATTCCTCTACAAATAACCCTATCCGATTTCAAACTTTCAGGCTTCGTCGTCTTGGTATTCTCAAAACAGAAAGGGATCACGGTAGTGTTTCGGAATGATCCTTTGGAGTCGCTCAAGGTCTCTTCGACATTCGACTCGATCCCGTTCGTCCGAGACTTTCTCCAGAAGGAGATAGAAGCGCAACTTCGAATACTGTTCATGGACGAGCTCCCCGCTATAATCCATCGCCTATCTCTCCGCTTATGGGTCCCAGAATATCGCGATGGAGAGCAATTGGAGACTCAAGATACCGCTTCTAGAACAGAAGGGCCCGGTCAAGATCCGTTGGCTAGCCCTCCGCAGGATCCAGTGGACGCTTTAGGAAATGCTCTGAACGAATCCGATATTGCGTCGCTCTCTCTTGAATCTTCAGTCGAAACACATTCTTTATTCTCACAAAAGAACCTCTTGCGTCTTGCTGCCCTTACTGATTCTCAGCGGACGTTGTCGCTTTTCACACCTTCAATCCGAGAAGTCGTATATCGCGCATGGACATCTCCGACTGATTCCGGCGAGGCTACTGCGGGCGTGATTTCTCCAGCGAGCCCAGCGCTTTCTAGGACCCATTCCCAGGTCGGCAATATATCCTCGTTCCCGGATACCGCCAGTATGGTATCATCGCAAACCCGCTCTACGACTTCGACACATAGCTTCAGCAGCTACGGTCTGAACACCGGATCTAGCCGCTCCAAGGTGCATTCTAGGAAGCGAAAGAAGCGTGTTGTCGACCTGCGACGTCCTAAGACAACCGACGATGCCGCGAGTGTCAGCGATGAGAGTGCCTTCACCGAATCCACCAGTGCGCCATCTGTTTATTCAGCGCCCCTACCTATCGTGAGGGAGCAGCCAGATGACCCGGTAACACCACCTCTTTCGCCAGAAACTGGACTGCACCTCCCGCCCGTTCCAGAACGGCACCGTCTCAGTACCTCTCGACCCGGTATTCGCCGAGGCGCCGATGCTTTTGTGCAATCTGGGgagtcttcgtcttctgcacGTCGCAGATCCGATGTCGACGTGGACGCCACTCCGCGAGGAACGATGCGCTCTCATGTTGCCATGACACGCTGCTCTGAGAAACCTGAACCCGAGGCACCGCAGCAGTTGCCGTCTACAATACTTCCGTTCGCTGATGAGAAAGCGAGTTCGAATCTCGTCGATCAAGCATTAGTTGAGAGACTAGCCGGAGAAATTGCGCGCCGCATGCGAGACGAGAAAATGCCAGGCTCTAGCACGTGCACTCCGTTCTGGGACCGACTGAACCATGATGAGGCTCCGCCTCCGGCCTATGGCCactga